Proteins found in one Tsukamurella paurometabola DSM 20162 genomic segment:
- a CDS encoding GNAT family N-acetyltransferase: MTQTAGRRIDELTSRTVLPSLDVMARAFADDPVLRWVQPRRFGDRITFAGMYLSSHGAPGSGDVLYDDGVMVGAAYWDPPGYEPSTVRQIASLPVLAAGVTTGLRRGGRLVSAILERRPKEPHWYLSSLGAVTPGRGIGSALLGRGIARVTGPAYLESSNPRNVPLYQRFGFEPLQPIRIPGAPELIPMYRPAEA; the protein is encoded by the coding sequence ATGACGCAGACCGCCGGCCGCCGCATCGACGAGCTGACCTCGCGCACCGTGCTGCCTTCCCTCGATGTGATGGCGCGTGCCTTCGCCGACGATCCGGTGCTGCGCTGGGTGCAGCCGCGCCGGTTCGGCGATCGGATCACCTTCGCCGGCATGTACTTGTCCTCGCACGGCGCACCGGGCTCCGGGGATGTGCTCTACGACGACGGGGTGATGGTGGGCGCGGCCTATTGGGACCCGCCCGGCTACGAACCCTCGACGGTGCGTCAGATCGCGTCTCTTCCCGTCCTGGCGGCGGGTGTCACGACGGGACTGCGGCGCGGAGGCCGCCTGGTGAGCGCGATCCTGGAGCGGCGTCCGAAGGAACCGCACTGGTACCTGTCGAGCCTCGGTGCGGTCACGCCGGGCCGCGGTATCGGCTCCGCGCTCCTCGGGCGCGGGATCGCCCGCGTCACCGGACCCGCGTATCTGGAGTCCAGCAACCCGCGGAACGTCCCGCTGTATCAGCGTTTCGGTTTCGAACCGCTGCAACCGATCCGCATCCCCGGCGCCCCGGAGCTGATTCCTATGTATCGCCCTGCCGAGGCCTAG
- a CDS encoding BCCT family transporter yields the protein MATVTNETGNHQRTDWVVFGVAAVSVLAFVIWGFLDSDGLKQTTSDVLDWIITDLGWLFLISATLFVLFAIFLAVSRFGRIPLGRDGEKPEYKTVSWIAMMFSAGMGIGLMFFGAAEPIYHFVGAPPGTSSHDVAVAMATTMFHWGFHPWAIYAVVGLAIAYSTFRCGRSQLISSVFAPIFNRTGGQGAGGRIIDILAIFATLFGTTASLGLGAAQVGAGLERLGWVGDGSSKLLLVAIIALLTLAFVASAVSGIAKGIQWLSNTNMVLALVLAVFVFVVGPTVFILNLLPTTMGAYAADFMDMSARSAANEPEAGAWLAKWTIFYWAWWVSWTPFVGLFLAKISKGRTIREFVIGVMAVPTLVSLVWFVIFGGTAINQEQSGLGVSSAENEEKMLFDVLGNLPWPTITAFLVVLLVGIFFVSGADSASIVMGTLSQKGEEEPNRLITIFWGVLTGGVAALLLWVSGNNALEGIKQMAIIAAAPFLVVMLGMCVALMMDLWHDPLIVAERQRRDDLGLRVRVHANTLAVTDDSTDVLPSEDVPVYVDGEVPEDLYHPAHTGEMVAVEVFEADAENNEASTARKTVEASGDVRVVITKNDQKP from the coding sequence ATGGCTACTGTTACTAACGAGACAGGAAACCATCAGCGGACCGACTGGGTCGTGTTCGGTGTAGCGGCCGTCAGCGTTCTGGCGTTCGTCATATGGGGTTTCCTTGATTCGGACGGGTTGAAGCAGACGACCTCCGATGTCCTTGACTGGATCATTACCGATTTGGGCTGGCTGTTCCTGATCTCAGCCACGCTCTTCGTTCTTTTCGCGATCTTCCTGGCCGTTTCCCGCTTCGGTCGCATCCCGCTCGGCCGGGACGGCGAGAAGCCCGAGTACAAGACGGTCTCCTGGATCGCCATGATGTTCAGCGCCGGAATGGGCATCGGCCTGATGTTCTTCGGCGCCGCGGAGCCGATCTACCACTTCGTCGGTGCGCCTCCGGGCACCTCCAGCCACGATGTGGCGGTGGCGATGGCCACCACGATGTTCCACTGGGGCTTCCACCCGTGGGCCATCTACGCCGTTGTCGGCCTGGCGATCGCCTACAGCACCTTCCGGTGCGGCCGCAGCCAGCTGATCAGCTCGGTTTTCGCGCCCATCTTCAACCGCACCGGTGGTCAGGGCGCGGGTGGGCGGATCATCGACATCCTGGCCATCTTCGCCACCCTGTTCGGTACCACCGCCTCGCTGGGCCTCGGCGCCGCGCAGGTGGGCGCCGGTCTGGAGCGGCTGGGCTGGGTGGGTGACGGTTCGAGCAAGCTCCTGCTGGTGGCGATCATCGCCCTCCTGACGCTCGCCTTCGTGGCCTCCGCGGTCTCCGGTATCGCCAAGGGCATCCAGTGGCTCTCCAACACCAACATGGTGCTGGCACTGGTACTCGCGGTCTTCGTCTTCGTGGTGGGGCCCACGGTGTTCATCCTCAACCTGCTGCCCACCACCATGGGCGCCTATGCGGCGGACTTCATGGACATGTCGGCCCGGTCGGCGGCCAACGAACCCGAGGCCGGTGCCTGGCTCGCGAAGTGGACCATCTTCTATTGGGCCTGGTGGGTCAGTTGGACCCCGTTCGTGGGCCTGTTCCTGGCGAAGATCTCGAAGGGCCGCACCATCCGCGAGTTCGTGATCGGCGTCATGGCAGTGCCCACCCTGGTGTCGTTGGTGTGGTTCGTCATCTTCGGCGGGACCGCGATCAACCAGGAGCAGAGCGGGCTCGGGGTGAGTTCGGCCGAGAACGAGGAGAAGATGCTCTTCGACGTGCTCGGGAACCTGCCGTGGCCCACGATCACGGCCTTCCTGGTGGTGTTGCTGGTGGGGATCTTCTTCGTCTCCGGTGCTGATTCGGCATCGATCGTGATGGGAACGCTGTCGCAGAAGGGCGAAGAGGAACCGAATCGCCTGATCACCATCTTCTGGGGTGTGCTCACCGGCGGCGTGGCGGCGCTGTTGCTCTGGGTGAGCGGTAACAACGCGCTGGAGGGCATCAAACAGATGGCCATCATCGCCGCGGCACCGTTCCTGGTGGTGATGCTCGGCATGTGCGTGGCGCTGATGATGGACCTCTGGCACGATCCGCTGATCGTCGCCGAGCGGCAGCGCCGTGACGATCTCGGTCTTCGTGTCCGGGTGCACGCGAACACCCTTGCCGTGACGGATGATTCCACCGACGTGCTCCCCTCCGAGGACGTCCCGGTGTACGTGGACGGCGAGGTCCCGGAGGACCTCTACCATCCCGCGCACACCGGCGAGATGGTCGCCGTCGAGGTCTTCGAGGCCGATGCCGAGAACAACGAGGCGTCGACCGCGCGCAAGACGGTCGAGGCGAGCGGCGATGTCCGTGTGGTTATCACCAAGAACGACCAGAAGCCGTAG
- a CDS encoding arabinosyltransferase domain-containing protein yields the protein MTSENSTPSPSGKDAAAAPAASKPTAAVPPEQRYGKWRIVAAVAGLLGFVLAILTPFLPVKETTASVNWPQNGKVANVDAPLVSYVPIRLDVTLPCSLVGALPPEGGTLLRTLPSDGPRPGLQGLVIRADAQNVIIADRDVALATANRADVARAGSGCAIRFVSTPEKTTAEFTGMPAGAQTSNQLANTVADPNLRPQITGFYTDLPESTPITGIDVSTQVDTRFNTSPSTLKLLAIIVGIASTILALVALGFVDMRDGRGHIRFMPQGWLRPRPVDFTVIGVLGIWWLIGPNTSDDGYQITMATQAKYSGYLINYFRSFGVPENPVGWNDYLFTAISYVTTAAPAMRLPGLVFGLLTWLVISREMIPRLGRAVRNNPAALWAGAGGFLLIWLPLNNGLRPEPAVVFFSLLTWVSVERAIATGRLLPVAIAVPSAALCVGAAPGGLIAVAALLAASRQIVTRIVKRRKRDGLLPLIAPILASGMAYLFYAFFTPTYAAIREAIDVKKVTGPTLEWYEEGVRYYYLMLETEDGSLIRRIGVLTAFLCLFTVLTFMLRRKRPAGISSGPVSRLMAVFFATIVMLAFTPTKWTHHLGLYAGYAAGIAAVAATVTMTPMMRSKRNRVFFAAAALFVAAISFSSRNGYYWAGTYGIPWNNMPPELFGVQLSWVLFVISVATALYGLWLHYRRDYLPEPTRANAKTIPTLAILTMLVVLFDVTTVAKGVYAQRGSFSWGASNTRALQGDTCSMANYVLMEADPNSGQLRPAPRPDGSVPSAAQAISGRSTGFTLNGVPGWASPVKSNPGHNTDVTNQDVPEVPGGKRNPDFKTDGVPLPFGLNPATTPVIGSSGAQGLANVTTDWYGLGQITDRTPLVTLSVVGPIAATGLNGVKRDGRTLFLEAGRRAPDGAVQPLGRLVPIDAWSNNNWRNLRFPTADLPAGTNTVRVVVDDPVPTADSIAFTPPRMTTMRTAQEVLGRDTVVALDFMVAFAFPCQHQVRAVNGVFERPEYRVSPDMGATMSTSNTWQGWKTGGPLGVTDAMYHEQIVPSYLTGKWAMDWGTITKFTPWTQAEPAKLELGSTTRSGWYTPGPMRSANY from the coding sequence ATGACCAGCGAGAACTCGACTCCCTCGCCATCGGGCAAGGACGCGGCCGCAGCTCCGGCGGCATCGAAGCCGACGGCGGCGGTGCCGCCGGAACAGCGGTACGGAAAGTGGCGGATCGTGGCCGCGGTGGCCGGCCTGCTCGGCTTCGTGCTGGCGATCCTCACGCCCTTCCTGCCGGTCAAGGAGACCACCGCCTCGGTGAATTGGCCGCAGAACGGCAAGGTCGCCAACGTCGATGCGCCGCTGGTGTCCTATGTGCCGATCCGGCTCGATGTGACTCTGCCGTGTTCGCTGGTGGGCGCGCTTCCCCCTGAGGGCGGGACGCTGCTGCGCACGCTCCCCAGTGACGGTCCGCGTCCCGGCCTGCAGGGCCTGGTGATCCGCGCCGACGCACAGAACGTGATCATCGCCGATCGTGATGTGGCACTGGCCACCGCGAATCGCGCGGATGTGGCGCGCGCCGGATCCGGATGCGCGATCCGGTTCGTCTCGACTCCCGAGAAGACGACGGCCGAGTTCACCGGCATGCCGGCGGGAGCGCAGACCTCGAACCAGTTGGCCAACACCGTCGCCGATCCGAATCTGCGTCCCCAGATCACCGGGTTCTACACCGACCTGCCCGAGTCGACGCCCATCACGGGGATCGACGTCTCCACCCAGGTGGACACCCGGTTCAACACCTCGCCGTCCACCCTGAAGCTGCTCGCGATCATCGTCGGCATCGCGTCGACCATCCTCGCGCTCGTCGCCCTGGGCTTCGTGGACATGCGCGACGGTCGCGGCCACATCCGGTTCATGCCTCAGGGCTGGCTACGCCCCCGCCCGGTGGACTTCACCGTGATCGGCGTGCTCGGGATCTGGTGGTTGATCGGCCCGAACACCTCGGACGACGGCTACCAGATCACGATGGCCACGCAGGCGAAGTACAGCGGCTACCTGATCAACTACTTCCGCAGCTTCGGCGTGCCGGAGAACCCCGTCGGGTGGAACGATTACCTGTTCACCGCCATCTCATACGTCACCACCGCGGCACCGGCGATGCGCCTGCCGGGGTTGGTATTCGGTCTCCTGACCTGGCTGGTGATCTCCCGCGAGATGATCCCGCGGCTTGGCCGCGCGGTGCGCAACAATCCGGCTGCGCTCTGGGCCGGCGCAGGCGGCTTCCTGCTGATCTGGCTGCCGCTCAACAACGGCCTGCGTCCCGAGCCCGCGGTGGTCTTCTTCTCGCTGCTCACCTGGGTGTCGGTGGAACGAGCGATCGCCACGGGCCGCTTGCTGCCGGTGGCCATCGCGGTTCCGTCGGCCGCGCTGTGCGTAGGTGCCGCACCGGGCGGCCTCATCGCCGTGGCCGCCCTGCTCGCGGCGTCGCGGCAGATCGTCACGCGGATCGTCAAGCGCCGCAAGCGTGACGGTCTGCTGCCACTGATCGCGCCGATCCTCGCCTCGGGCATGGCGTACCTGTTCTACGCCTTCTTCACTCCCACGTACGCCGCGATCCGCGAGGCGATCGACGTCAAGAAGGTCACCGGCCCCACGCTGGAGTGGTACGAGGAGGGCGTCCGCTACTACTACCTGATGCTCGAGACCGAGGACGGCTCGCTGATCCGGCGGATCGGCGTGCTCACCGCTTTCCTCTGCTTGTTCACGGTGCTCACCTTCATGCTGCGTCGCAAGCGTCCGGCGGGGATCTCGTCGGGCCCGGTGTCGCGGCTGATGGCGGTCTTCTTCGCGACCATCGTGATGCTGGCGTTCACCCCGACGAAATGGACGCATCACCTGGGCCTGTACGCGGGCTACGCCGCCGGCATCGCTGCGGTGGCAGCGACGGTGACGATGACGCCGATGATGCGGTCCAAGCGCAATCGCGTCTTCTTCGCCGCTGCCGCCCTCTTCGTAGCGGCCATCTCCTTCTCCTCCCGCAACGGCTACTATTGGGCCGGTACCTACGGGATCCCCTGGAACAACATGCCGCCCGAGTTGTTCGGGGTGCAGCTGTCCTGGGTGCTGTTCGTGATCTCGGTGGCCACCGCGCTGTACGGCCTGTGGTTGCACTACCGACGGGACTATCTGCCCGAGCCGACGCGGGCGAATGCCAAGACGATTCCTACGCTGGCGATCCTCACCATGCTGGTGGTTCTGTTCGACGTGACCACGGTGGCCAAGGGCGTCTACGCGCAGCGCGGGAGCTTCTCGTGGGGCGCCTCGAACACCCGTGCACTGCAGGGGGATACCTGCTCGATGGCGAACTACGTGCTGATGGAGGCCGACCCCAATTCCGGCCAGCTTCGTCCCGCTCCGCGCCCCGATGGCTCCGTTCCGTCGGCGGCCCAAGCGATCTCGGGCCGTTCCACCGGGTTCACCCTCAACGGCGTCCCGGGGTGGGCCTCGCCGGTGAAGTCGAACCCGGGCCACAACACCGATGTCACCAACCAAGATGTGCCGGAAGTGCCCGGCGGCAAACGCAATCCCGACTTCAAGACCGATGGTGTGCCGCTCCCCTTCGGCCTGAATCCCGCGACCACCCCGGTGATCGGCAGCTCGGGGGCGCAGGGCCTGGCGAACGTGACCACCGATTGGTACGGCCTCGGCCAGATCACTGACAGGACTCCGCTGGTCACCCTCTCCGTGGTCGGACCGATCGCCGCGACGGGCCTCAACGGCGTCAAACGCGATGGCCGCACGCTGTTCCTGGAGGCCGGCCGCCGAGCCCCCGACGGTGCCGTACAGCCGCTCGGCCGGTTGGTGCCGATCGATGCGTGGTCCAACAACAACTGGCGCAACCTGCGGTTCCCCACCGCCGACCTGCCGGCCGGCACGAACACGGTGCGCGTGGTAGTCGATGATCCGGTTCCGACTGCGGATTCGATCGCCTTCACTCCCCCGCGGATGACCACGATGCGCACGGCGCAGGAGGTCCTCGGACGGGACACCGTGGTCGCGCTGGACTTCATGGTGGCCTTCGCGTTCCCGTGCCAGCACCAGGTGCGGGCGGTGAACGGTGTCTTCGAGCGGCCCGAGTACCGAGTGTCCCCCGATATGGGTGCGACGATGTCGACCTCGAACACCTGGCAGGGCTGGAAGACCGGTGGGCCGCTCGGCGTGACGGACGCGATGTACCACGAGCAGATCGTCCCGAGCTACCTCACCGGCAAGTGGGCGATGGACTGGGGCACGATCACCAAGTTCACACCGTGGACGCAGGCCGAGCCCGCGAAGCTGGAGTTGGGGTCGACGACCCGGAGCGGCTGGTACACCCCCGGCCCGATGCGCTCGGCCAACTACTGA
- a CDS encoding arabinosyltransferase domain-containing protein — protein MPVPTSSSDRELDPQPDPQPDAPPVAQRRVTVARLIAVAAGVLGLLLCLLTPLLPVKQSTAGLDWPQAGPGATSVDITASLVTQSPATLTVTVPCRVLTDLAQKGGVALSTLPIGTSQARELGLSVSVGAPGPAQSVTVASRNTVLASAPIDRLRGCTQLQVWSNPAEVGARFEGTGVAGTTSTDNRPVMGGVFTDLTPAQIAAGGPGLRAHAEIDTRFELSPSPIKTAAIALGLLSVLASLVALWLLDRTYGYHRRAPGRSWAQVLRPKPVDAAVVGGLVLWTFLGGGSSDDGYILSMGKVASEAGYTPNYYRFFGAPEAPFDWYYSFLAQWGSISANALWMRIPALVAGIVVWLLLSRVLLPRLGPGIRRYPVAVWTAGAMLLAFWFPMNSGLRSEPIIVLGTMITWAAVERAVATRRALPAAVAALAAGMTLGLAPQGVVAFALLLASSAAVIRVLVARRTEAGIAALVLPILAAGAVIVPIAFRDQSLASVAEAIRIRLEVGPAAPWTQEYLRFFFLTVETTDGSLVRRVPVYLFIMCLFVALFVMLRSKRIPRIDPSPVWRLVGAVFIGAALLSLTPTKWTIHFGVYAGLAAALAAVTTVAVVEAARTSVRNFTFFLCGMLFALAAAFAGFNLWPWPYAWGVPWFDRQPEVAGITFSTVFRDLAFVAGALAAWQHFRMDFRRRGEGGLADGALVNADDAELATHTQAEQDDAHRARRRLQLASLPLVVVLGLLVLGEGAIFAKATVSNPATYTVAKGNLDTLRGDSCGMAEKVLVETDPSDDLLQSADGRPAAQALTGTASHGFLPDGLPDELKPLAISSAPGQINMASPITQPFTSTAATAGTGGGRGPRTVNGSTAALPFGLDPARTPVVGSYGQNTVPAELFSDWYSLPPRSADRPLVAFAASGAIASVGPTGKKEYGQPVTLEWAERRADGSLGAQGVLDPIDPGPNKPWRNLRVPMDAIPPSANVIRIHVRDPNLGEQQWVGVTPPRAPRLRTLQDVVGTQDPVLLDLLVGQQFPCQRPMAIRNGTYEVPKWRILPTRKDALSTSSTWQAREAGGLLTVPDTLLKTTTLPTFMTGDLTRDWGELQRYEPIAGDAPQAALTVGTQTRSGWWREGPIRALTNQTVRN, from the coding sequence GTGCCCGTGCCTACGTCAAGCTCCGACCGGGAGCTCGATCCGCAGCCCGACCCACAGCCCGACGCCCCGCCCGTCGCGCAGCGGCGGGTCACGGTGGCCCGCCTCATCGCGGTGGCCGCCGGTGTGCTGGGGCTGCTGCTGTGCCTGCTGACCCCGCTGCTTCCGGTGAAGCAGAGCACTGCGGGCCTCGACTGGCCGCAGGCGGGGCCGGGGGCCACCAGCGTGGATATCACCGCTTCCCTGGTGACGCAGTCTCCCGCGACCCTCACCGTCACGGTGCCGTGCCGGGTCTTGACCGATCTGGCGCAGAAGGGCGGCGTCGCACTGTCGACGCTGCCTATCGGCACCTCGCAGGCCCGTGAACTGGGATTGAGCGTGTCGGTCGGCGCCCCCGGCCCGGCGCAGTCGGTCACGGTGGCCTCACGCAACACCGTCCTTGCGTCCGCCCCGATCGACCGTCTGCGGGGCTGCACCCAACTGCAGGTCTGGTCGAACCCGGCCGAGGTGGGCGCTCGGTTCGAGGGCACCGGCGTGGCAGGGACGACGTCGACCGACAACCGCCCGGTCATGGGCGGTGTCTTCACCGATCTCACCCCCGCACAGATCGCGGCGGGCGGTCCGGGACTGCGGGCGCACGCCGAGATCGATACGCGGTTCGAGCTCTCTCCCTCGCCGATCAAGACAGCGGCCATCGCACTGGGCCTGCTGAGCGTGCTGGCGTCCCTCGTCGCGCTGTGGCTGCTGGACCGGACCTATGGCTACCACCGGCGAGCGCCGGGACGGAGTTGGGCGCAGGTGCTGCGGCCGAAGCCGGTGGACGCCGCAGTGGTCGGCGGACTGGTGTTGTGGACGTTCCTGGGCGGCGGCAGCTCCGACGACGGCTACATCCTGTCGATGGGCAAGGTCGCATCGGAGGCCGGGTACACACCGAACTACTACCGCTTCTTCGGTGCGCCCGAGGCACCCTTCGACTGGTACTACAGCTTCCTCGCACAGTGGGGTTCGATCAGCGCGAACGCGCTGTGGATGCGTATCCCGGCCCTGGTCGCGGGCATCGTCGTGTGGCTGCTGCTCTCCCGGGTGCTGCTGCCCCGGCTCGGCCCGGGCATCCGCCGCTACCCCGTGGCGGTCTGGACCGCCGGAGCGATGCTGCTGGCCTTCTGGTTCCCGATGAACTCGGGCCTGCGGTCGGAACCGATCATCGTGCTGGGGACGATGATCACTTGGGCGGCGGTGGAGCGGGCGGTTGCGACCCGCCGCGCACTGCCGGCCGCCGTCGCCGCCCTCGCCGCGGGGATGACGCTGGGCCTGGCGCCGCAAGGCGTGGTCGCTTTCGCGCTCCTGCTGGCCTCGTCGGCCGCGGTGATTCGGGTGCTGGTCGCACGCCGGACCGAGGCCGGTATCGCCGCACTGGTCCTCCCGATCCTGGCCGCGGGCGCGGTGATCGTGCCGATCGCCTTCCGCGACCAGTCACTCGCCTCCGTGGCTGAGGCGATCCGGATCCGTCTGGAGGTGGGCCCGGCCGCACCGTGGACGCAGGAGTACCTGCGCTTCTTCTTCCTCACCGTGGAGACCACCGATGGCTCCCTGGTGCGTCGAGTCCCGGTGTACCTGTTCATCATGTGCTTGTTCGTGGCGTTGTTCGTGATGCTGCGCAGCAAGCGGATTCCGCGGATCGATCCGAGTCCGGTGTGGCGCCTCGTGGGGGCGGTCTTCATCGGTGCGGCCCTGCTGTCCCTGACGCCCACCAAGTGGACCATCCACTTCGGCGTGTACGCCGGGCTCGCCGCCGCGCTCGCCGCGGTGACCACGGTGGCGGTGGTCGAGGCCGCGCGTACCTCGGTGCGCAACTTCACGTTCTTCCTGTGCGGCATGCTGTTCGCCCTGGCCGCCGCGTTCGCCGGGTTCAACCTGTGGCCGTGGCCGTACGCCTGGGGGGTGCCGTGGTTCGATCGGCAGCCCGAGGTCGCGGGCATCACGTTCAGCACCGTGTTCCGCGATCTCGCCTTCGTGGCGGGCGCGCTGGCCGCGTGGCAGCACTTCCGCATGGACTTCCGTCGACGCGGCGAAGGGGGCCTGGCCGACGGTGCGCTGGTGAACGCCGACGACGCCGAGCTCGCCACGCACACCCAGGCCGAGCAGGACGATGCCCACCGGGCCCGGCGGCGGCTCCAGCTGGCCTCACTGCCGCTGGTAGTGGTGCTCGGCCTTCTGGTGTTGGGTGAGGGTGCGATCTTCGCCAAGGCGACGGTCTCGAATCCGGCCACGTACACGGTGGCCAAGGGCAACCTGGACACCCTGCGCGGCGACAGTTGCGGCATGGCCGAGAAGGTGCTGGTCGAAACCGACCCCAGCGACGATCTGCTGCAATCGGCGGATGGACGTCCCGCGGCGCAGGCCCTCACCGGGACCGCGAGCCACGGTTTCCTCCCCGACGGCCTGCCCGACGAGCTCAAGCCGCTGGCGATCAGCTCGGCACCCGGGCAGATCAACATGGCCTCACCGATCACCCAGCCGTTCACCTCGACCGCCGCGACGGCAGGGACGGGTGGCGGCCGTGGCCCGCGCACCGTCAACGGCAGTACCGCGGCGCTTCCGTTCGGCCTGGACCCGGCGCGCACCCCGGTGGTGGGCTCCTACGGCCAGAACACCGTGCCCGCGGAACTGTTCAGCGACTGGTACTCGCTGCCGCCCCGGTCGGCGGACCGTCCGCTGGTGGCCTTCGCCGCCTCGGGTGCGATCGCCTCGGTGGGCCCCACCGGAAAGAAGGAGTACGGCCAGCCGGTGACCCTGGAGTGGGCGGAGCGCCGCGCAGACGGCTCACTGGGCGCGCAAGGCGTGCTCGATCCGATCGATCCGGGCCCGAACAAGCCCTGGCGCAACCTGCGGGTGCCGATGGATGCGATCCCGCCGTCAGCCAACGTGATTCGCATTCACGTCCGCGATCCGAACCTCGGCGAGCAGCAGTGGGTCGGCGTGACGCCACCGCGTGCGCCGCGCCTGCGCACGCTGCAGGACGTGGTGGGCACGCAGGACCCGGTACTGCTGGATCTGCTGGTGGGGCAGCAGTTCCCGTGCCAGCGGCCGATGGCGATCCGCAACGGCACCTATGAGGTGCCGAAGTGGCGCATCCTCCCGACCCGCAAGGACGCCTTGTCGACCTCGTCGACCTGGCAGGCCCGCGAGGCCGGTGGCCTGCTGACGGTGCCGGACACGCTGCTCAAGACCACGACACTGCCGACCTTCATGACCGGTGACCTGACCCGGGACTGGGGCGAGTTGCAGCGGTACGAACCCATCGCCGGCGACGCGCCGCAAGCCGCGCTCACCGTCGGAACGCAGACGCGATCCGGGTGGTGGCGCGAGGGCCCGATCCGCGCCCTGACGAACCAGACGGTGAGGAACTGA
- a CDS encoding carboxylesterase/lipase family protein, translating into MDVVVDTRSGRLRGETHEGVTRFLGIPYAAPFDGAGWFLPAEPPAPWSGVRDAVVLGPTVPKPGYQGPVAEILTAEPDFPGPECLNLNVWTPDTAGSAPVFVWIHGGAFRNGTGRSPYYDGAAFARDGVVTVTINYRLGALGFLDTGDEHTNLGLRDQIAALRWVQENIAAFGGDPSRVTVAGESAGGMSVGSLLASPHAEGLFAQAVLQSGAAHHALTRETAQKVTAALAQKLGIEPTREAFAGVADNELIAASTALDVEIQSSTDPSTWGEITTNVMIFEPVIDGDVVPRLPIESIRAGAGSAVRVLVGCNADEALFFLVPGGLIDHLPEVALVPTAAKYGLPDPAGAVAAYRAAEADAAPGFLFARIMADWFFGIPTIRIAEARDGGPSETFVYRFDEPSTALDGRLGACHAVELAFVFDNLRAEGVTNLTGPDPSQAVADAAHGAWVRFVHGENPGWAPYGPERTVRVFGGPADGVVTDPDATTRVLWDGVR; encoded by the coding sequence ATGGACGTCGTCGTCGATACCCGTTCCGGCCGCCTGCGCGGTGAAACCCACGAGGGCGTCACTCGCTTCCTCGGCATCCCGTACGCCGCACCGTTCGACGGTGCCGGGTGGTTCCTCCCCGCGGAACCCCCGGCACCGTGGTCGGGCGTACGGGATGCCGTCGTTCTGGGCCCGACGGTGCCCAAACCCGGCTATCAGGGCCCGGTGGCCGAGATCCTCACCGCCGAGCCCGACTTCCCGGGCCCGGAATGCCTCAACCTGAACGTGTGGACGCCCGATACCGCCGGCAGTGCCCCGGTGTTCGTGTGGATCCACGGCGGCGCCTTCCGCAACGGCACCGGCCGCAGCCCGTATTACGACGGAGCCGCGTTCGCCCGGGACGGTGTCGTCACCGTCACGATCAACTACCGACTCGGTGCTCTCGGATTCCTGGACACCGGCGATGAGCACACCAACCTCGGCCTGCGGGATCAGATCGCCGCGCTCCGCTGGGTACAGGAGAACATCGCGGCCTTCGGCGGTGATCCGTCACGCGTCACCGTCGCCGGCGAATCCGCAGGCGGTATGAGCGTCGGCTCCCTGCTCGCCTCGCCGCACGCCGAGGGCCTGTTCGCCCAGGCGGTGCTGCAGAGCGGCGCCGCCCACCACGCTCTCACCCGGGAGACCGCGCAGAAAGTCACCGCGGCGCTGGCACAGAAGCTGGGGATCGAGCCGACCCGGGAAGCCTTCGCCGGGGTCGCTGACAATGAATTGATCGCCGCATCCACGGCACTCGACGTCGAGATCCAATCGAGCACCGACCCGTCCACCTGGGGTGAGATCACCACCAACGTGATGATCTTCGAGCCCGTGATCGACGGTGACGTCGTTCCGCGTCTGCCGATCGAATCGATCCGCGCGGGTGCGGGATCCGCGGTGCGGGTACTGGTGGGGTGCAACGCCGACGAGGCCCTGTTCTTCCTGGTGCCCGGCGGGCTCATCGACCACCTCCCCGAGGTCGCCCTCGTGCCCACCGCCGCGAAGTACGGCCTACCCGATCCCGCCGGCGCCGTGGCCGCGTACCGCGCCGCCGAAGCCGATGCGGCACCCGGGTTCCTGTTCGCCCGGATCATGGCGGACTGGTTCTTCGGCATTCCCACGATCCGGATCGCCGAGGCCCGCGACGGCGGCCCGTCGGAGACCTTCGTCTACCGATTCGACGAGCCCTCGACCGCGTTGGACGGACGCCTCGGGGCATGCCATGCAGTGGAATTGGCCTTCGTCTTCGACAACCTGCGTGCGGAGGGTGTCACGAACCTCACCGGCCCCGATCCCTCGCAGGCCGTTGCCGATGCGGCACACGGTGCGTGGGTGCGGTTCGTCCACGGTGAGAATCCCGGTTGGGCGCCGTACGGTCCCGAGCGCACCGTCCGGGTCTTCGGCGGCCCCGCCGACGGGGTGGTCACCGACCCCGACGCCACCACCCGCGTGCTGTGGGACGGTGTGCGCTAG